In one window of Paenarthrobacter nicotinovorans DNA:
- a CDS encoding EcsC family protein — protein MFSRLSGKCLSKSGARKAKDSIPDGISDWGGAAFGSMRQAAGRISRAGLSPKQVVAKHKKNGHDVTRLSDLRHLDLEQIDVVRGRGMSWGYPLAAALSGAGAGLVISGGELAVPVTGGAAAAPSGAAIAGAFVGDAALVLGLASRSVGHISLLYGYDPEEPAEKLFVMSVVNAGTAMSASAKTAAMADISRLTQALVRGKNWAVLLDMSLVAQVSKKFAEKFAFRLTKQGLGKVVPAAGIVLGGAFNWATLESIVDVANIEYRKRFLLEKYPHLANDEAADSFSDVDQDATQYGDDEGISVLGELAETGGPDLR, from the coding sequence TTGTTTAGTCGCCTCTCCGGGAAGTGTCTCAGCAAAAGCGGAGCACGCAAAGCCAAGGACTCCATTCCCGACGGCATCAGCGACTGGGGTGGGGCTGCGTTTGGCTCCATGAGGCAGGCGGCCGGGCGCATTTCACGGGCCGGTCTATCTCCTAAACAGGTTGTTGCGAAACACAAAAAGAACGGCCACGACGTTACGAGGCTCTCCGACTTGCGTCACCTCGACCTTGAGCAAATCGACGTTGTCCGCGGGAGAGGTATGAGCTGGGGCTACCCTCTTGCTGCAGCTCTTTCGGGGGCCGGTGCAGGACTGGTGATCTCCGGAGGGGAACTCGCTGTCCCCGTCACCGGCGGAGCCGCGGCTGCGCCTTCAGGGGCAGCAATCGCCGGGGCATTCGTTGGTGACGCTGCATTAGTTCTAGGTCTCGCGTCCCGCTCCGTCGGTCACATATCTCTGCTGTACGGCTACGACCCCGAAGAACCAGCGGAGAAACTTTTCGTTATGTCTGTCGTCAACGCTGGCACGGCAATGTCAGCCAGCGCGAAGACTGCCGCGATGGCTGACATTTCACGGCTGACCCAGGCACTCGTGCGTGGCAAGAACTGGGCGGTGCTCTTGGATATGTCGCTCGTAGCCCAGGTCTCCAAGAAGTTTGCGGAAAAGTTCGCTTTTCGGCTTACCAAGCAAGGGCTCGGCAAAGTCGTCCCGGCAGCCGGGATCGTCTTGGGTGGCGCTTTCAATTGGGCCACTCTGGAATCGATTGTCGACGTCGCAAATATTGAGTACCGGAAGCGCTTTCTTCTTGAGAAATACCCGCACCTCGCTAATGACGAGGCGGCCGACTCGTTTTCCGATGTCGATCAAGACGCCACCCAATACGGGGACGACGAGGGAATCAGCGTGCTAGGCGAACTCGCCGAGACAGGTGGGCCAGACCTCCGCTAA
- a CDS encoding MFS transporter, which produces MATAPVNDWNVPKKTTGLVLFCCWLAILAEGYDVGVLGAVLPALAEYKEWNLSPLALGGLGSYALIGMLIGALFIGTLSDLVGRKKMLLASMVIFTITQAGAAWAPTPELFGLFRLIGGLGMGGVIPVAAALTIEYSAPNKRSFNYGLMYSGYSLGIVAAALAALFVLPLGGWRAVIAIGAAPIVLLPVIWKFLPESLEYLETKGRRSEAKALAATLQIADYRPVVPAAPVANGGPADPWWKTITTMFSRKYLRSTVFFWISLFCGLVLVYGLNTWLPSIMKKAGYDLGSSLTFLLVFSLASAIGGLLLGRAADKYGKKLILVVFYILGGLGIMLLVFPNTMVVNLLFVAFAGVGSISTSLVLTGYIADYYPAKVRGTATGWALSFARLGAISGPLIGGWIAGSKLPFEANFAIFAGIAVLAAGAVAMIPKPQPEVPVAAVDVDPDDVTVSTV; this is translated from the coding sequence GTGGCTACCGCACCAGTCAACGACTGGAACGTGCCTAAGAAGACCACCGGCCTGGTGTTGTTCTGCTGCTGGCTCGCGATCCTCGCCGAAGGCTATGACGTCGGCGTCCTCGGCGCTGTCCTTCCCGCGCTTGCGGAGTACAAGGAATGGAACCTGTCGCCGCTTGCCCTGGGCGGCCTGGGGTCATATGCCTTGATCGGCATGCTTATTGGTGCTCTGTTCATCGGCACGCTCAGCGACCTCGTAGGCCGCAAGAAGATGCTCCTGGCATCCATGGTGATCTTCACGATCACCCAAGCCGGCGCGGCCTGGGCACCTACCCCCGAACTGTTCGGGCTGTTCAGGCTTATCGGCGGTCTCGGCATGGGTGGTGTCATCCCGGTGGCGGCTGCACTGACCATCGAGTACTCAGCCCCGAACAAGCGGTCATTCAACTATGGCCTCATGTACTCCGGCTATTCCCTGGGCATTGTTGCAGCTGCCCTGGCTGCATTGTTTGTCCTGCCCCTGGGTGGCTGGCGTGCCGTGATTGCCATTGGAGCGGCGCCGATTGTCCTGCTCCCGGTCATCTGGAAATTCCTGCCCGAATCGCTGGAATACCTGGAGACAAAGGGCCGCCGTTCCGAGGCGAAGGCCTTGGCCGCTACTCTTCAGATCGCCGACTACCGGCCTGTTGTCCCGGCGGCCCCGGTTGCCAACGGCGGGCCTGCGGATCCTTGGTGGAAGACCATCACCACCATGTTCTCCAGGAAGTACCTGCGCTCCACGGTGTTCTTCTGGATCTCGCTGTTCTGCGGCCTGGTGCTGGTGTACGGGCTGAATACCTGGTTGCCGAGCATCATGAAGAAGGCCGGCTACGACCTCGGCTCGTCCCTGACGTTCCTGTTGGTCTTCAGCCTCGCCTCTGCCATCGGTGGCCTGCTCCTTGGCCGCGCGGCTGACAAGTACGGCAAGAAGCTCATCCTGGTGGTGTTCTACATCCTGGGCGGCCTGGGCATCATGCTGCTGGTCTTCCCCAACACCATGGTGGTGAATCTGCTGTTCGTGGCGTTCGCCGGCGTCGGTTCGATCTCGACGTCGCTGGTCCTCACCGGCTACATTGCCGACTACTACCCTGCCAAGGTCCGTGGAACAGCCACAGGCTGGGCGCTGAGCTTTGCCCGGCTGGGTGCCATTTCCGGGCCCCTGATCGGCGGCTGGATTGCAGGCTCCAAGTTGCCCTTCGAGGCGAATTTCGCGATCTTTGCCGGCATCGCCGTCCTGGCGGCCGGGGCGGTGGCGATGATTCCCAAGCCGCAGCCTGAGGTGCCCGTCGCCGCCGTCGACGTCGATCCCGACGACGTCACCGTCAGCACCGTCTAG
- a CDS encoding DUF4230 domain-containing protein, with translation MKFFRVQVRLWPVLLIMGVGIAGLGAAFATGGLNALALSSMLGSSSNERDTQVVQAVTRVQEVALVSLHIEGVARHESTGEILGVAVPASEKTTLIQYKFNAKLGIDGSQVKIEKNSPSSFRVTIPQFVGIGFDDPVFEDPMESSEALSWLTPPAVQTRMINNILSDENKQKYIAQNEAALQEQTKTFYSGIITGVDTDAEIVFEFAK, from the coding sequence ATGAAATTTTTTAGGGTACAGGTTCGGCTCTGGCCCGTCCTGCTGATCATGGGTGTGGGTATTGCGGGACTGGGCGCGGCCTTTGCAACTGGCGGACTTAATGCCCTGGCTCTCAGTTCGATGCTCGGCAGCAGCTCCAACGAACGAGATACGCAAGTAGTCCAGGCGGTCACGCGCGTGCAGGAGGTTGCCTTGGTAAGTCTTCACATCGAGGGTGTCGCGAGGCATGAAAGCACAGGGGAAATTCTCGGCGTCGCCGTACCTGCCAGCGAGAAAACGACACTGATCCAGTACAAGTTCAACGCAAAACTAGGCATCGATGGGTCACAGGTCAAGATCGAAAAGAACAGCCCATCATCGTTCCGGGTGACCATTCCTCAGTTCGTCGGCATCGGCTTCGACGATCCGGTGTTCGAAGACCCAATGGAGAGCAGCGAAGCGCTTAGCTGGCTGACGCCGCCCGCCGTTCAAACCCGCATGATCAACAACATTCTCAGCGACGAGAACAAGCAGAAATATATAGCCCAAAACGAGGCCGCGCTTCAGGAGCAGACCAAGACGTTCTACTCCGGAATCATCACAGGCGTCGATACCGACGCCGAAATCGTCTTTGAATTCGCAAAGTAG
- a CDS encoding ABC transporter permease family protein, whose product MAGNLVARSIHDLTAAAWFGGSLMGAIGLNGAAAEAKDPTERTRLSSKGWGKWAPIQTAAFAGHLASDLAIAWENKGRIAKQDNVAANTVYKTVVTLAGAAVTLYAGIVGKKVDELSGEGAEGATEPRAGASDELKSAQTQLKALQWAIPAFAAWVIILGAKHGEMQRPKNILKGLR is encoded by the coding sequence ATGGCAGGAAATCTTGTAGCCCGTTCCATCCACGACCTCACCGCTGCGGCATGGTTCGGCGGCTCATTGATGGGGGCCATCGGGCTCAACGGAGCCGCCGCAGAAGCCAAGGACCCCACCGAGCGCACCCGCTTGTCCAGCAAGGGCTGGGGCAAATGGGCTCCGATCCAGACCGCGGCCTTCGCGGGCCACCTCGCCTCCGACCTCGCCATCGCCTGGGAGAACAAGGGGCGCATCGCCAAGCAGGACAATGTGGCCGCCAACACCGTCTACAAGACCGTGGTGACCCTGGCCGGAGCTGCGGTGACACTTTACGCAGGCATCGTGGGCAAGAAGGTTGACGAGCTCTCCGGCGAAGGCGCCGAAGGAGCCACGGAACCGCGCGCAGGTGCCTCCGATGAGCTGAAGTCGGCACAGACCCAGCTTAAGGCCCTTCAGTGGGCCATTCCCGCCTTCGCTGCCTGGGTCATCATTCTCGGTGCCAAGCACGGAGAGATGCAGCGCCCCAAGAACATCCTGAAGGGCCTGCGCTAA
- a CDS encoding VOC family protein: MSTKISAWPAATPMWVDLGVDDLDAAKAFYADLFGWTFASGGPESGGYVLAELRGRAVAGIGPQQDKDAPASWTTYLASDDVDQTAGRIVGSGGQLIAPPFDVMDSGRMALASDSLGSVFGIWQAGNHIGAERVNEHGALCWNELHTRDKEAARSFYTDVFDVSFQEIHDDGYVYSTICRPLDGREVGGVFHDAEASLPDRWMTWFASDHVQATALKAVELGATLLRPAAESPLGRTAIVRAPQGETFGIIDAPRTNN; this comes from the coding sequence ATGTCCACCAAAATCTCCGCTTGGCCCGCCGCGACGCCCATGTGGGTGGATTTGGGAGTGGATGACCTGGACGCGGCCAAGGCCTTCTACGCGGATCTGTTTGGGTGGACCTTCGCTTCCGGCGGCCCGGAGTCCGGGGGTTACGTCCTGGCGGAACTCCGGGGCCGCGCGGTGGCTGGAATCGGCCCTCAACAGGACAAGGACGCCCCGGCCTCGTGGACTACGTACCTGGCGTCAGATGACGTTGACCAGACGGCCGGCAGAATCGTGGGCAGCGGCGGTCAACTGATCGCGCCGCCTTTCGATGTGATGGACTCCGGCCGGATGGCCCTGGCTTCAGACAGTCTCGGTTCGGTGTTTGGGATCTGGCAGGCCGGGAACCACATCGGGGCTGAACGAGTCAATGAACACGGTGCGCTGTGCTGGAACGAACTCCACACCCGCGACAAGGAGGCGGCGCGGTCCTTCTACACGGACGTCTTCGACGTCAGTTTCCAGGAAATCCACGACGACGGCTACGTGTACTCCACCATCTGCAGGCCCCTGGACGGCAGGGAAGTCGGCGGAGTGTTCCACGATGCCGAGGCCTCTTTGCCCGACCGTTGGATGACGTGGTTCGCCAGCGACCACGTCCAAGCCACCGCGCTGAAGGCGGTGGAGCTCGGCGCCACGCTCCTCCGACCGGCCGCGGAAAGCCCTTTGGGACGCACGGCCATCGTGCGGGCGCCGCAAGGTGAGACCTTCGGCATCATCGACGCGCCCCGGACGAACAACTAA
- a CDS encoding NADPH-dependent FMN reductase — MDTFKIGYFVGSLASNSINRVLSKALISVAPPELEFHEIAIKDLPLYSSDYDADFPPAGRELKDAIAASDGILFISPEYNRSIPGALKNAIDWGSRPWGTNSFARKPTGIIGASPGGIGTAVMQSSMRSVLSFLDAPQLNAPEAYIRFVADAYDDDGSVKDEGTAALLRHYMEEYSAFVQRVLAANAPGHIGDPEPDSAKLTR; from the coding sequence ATGGACACCTTCAAAATCGGCTATTTCGTTGGAAGCCTGGCCAGCAATTCCATCAACAGGGTCCTCTCCAAAGCGCTGATCAGCGTCGCACCCCCGGAACTCGAATTCCATGAAATCGCGATCAAGGACCTTCCCCTCTACAGCTCTGACTACGATGCCGACTTCCCGCCCGCGGGCCGGGAGTTGAAGGATGCCATCGCGGCGTCGGACGGGATCCTGTTCATCTCCCCCGAATACAACCGTTCCATCCCTGGCGCCTTGAAGAACGCCATCGACTGGGGCTCGCGCCCCTGGGGCACCAACTCGTTCGCACGGAAACCCACCGGAATCATCGGCGCTTCGCCCGGTGGCATCGGCACTGCAGTGATGCAGTCATCCATGCGGAGCGTTCTGAGCTTCCTGGACGCGCCGCAGCTGAATGCGCCCGAGGCGTACATCCGCTTCGTGGCAGACGCGTACGACGACGACGGTTCCGTTAAGGACGAAGGGACCGCCGCGCTGTTGCGCCACTATATGGAGGAGTACAGCGCGTTCGTACAACGCGTCCTGGCAGCCAACGCGCCGGGACACATCGGCGACCCGGAACCGGATTCGGCCAAGCTCACGCGTTAG
- a CDS encoding PaaX family transcriptional regulator produces the protein MRMFSMFAVPAPPVRHQQLLVTIFGLYGRNAGDALPVSALISMLGSLGYDAPGVRSSVSRLKAKGVLKSVREGGIAKYKISESVSDVFREGDRRIFAPEQAAPVDKWVLAVFSVPESMRNRRHQLRSALLGLGFGSVANGVWIAPAGKLEQARERLTSSGLIEFVDLFRSDYVFDGPMRPKIAEWWDLNELDQQFTEFLELYEGAEEQWTRRVGDDPEAALAGSTEELRREAFRYYIPMLTLWRKFPYKDPNLPADYLPPEWHGPAVRRTFQAVHRLAAPLAAAHAHEVISEALDPAAA, from the coding sequence ATGAGGATGTTTTCGATGTTCGCCGTCCCGGCACCCCCGGTGCGCCACCAGCAACTCCTCGTCACGATCTTTGGCCTCTACGGCCGGAACGCGGGCGACGCCTTGCCGGTCTCAGCACTGATTTCCATGCTGGGTTCCCTGGGATATGACGCTCCGGGAGTGCGTTCTTCCGTGTCCAGGCTCAAGGCCAAGGGCGTGCTCAAGAGCGTGCGTGAAGGTGGCATCGCCAAGTACAAGATTTCCGAGTCCGTCAGCGATGTGTTCCGTGAGGGCGACCGGAGGATCTTCGCCCCTGAGCAGGCCGCCCCCGTGGACAAATGGGTACTGGCCGTATTTTCAGTGCCGGAGTCCATGCGCAACCGCCGGCACCAGCTGCGCTCCGCACTGCTGGGGCTTGGCTTTGGGTCTGTGGCGAACGGCGTGTGGATCGCACCGGCGGGCAAGCTTGAGCAGGCCAGGGAGCGGCTCACAAGCAGTGGCTTGATCGAATTCGTGGACCTTTTCCGCAGCGACTACGTGTTTGACGGCCCCATGCGTCCGAAGATCGCCGAATGGTGGGACCTGAACGAACTCGACCAGCAATTCACCGAGTTCCTGGAACTCTATGAGGGGGCCGAAGAGCAGTGGACGCGGCGGGTTGGAGATGATCCCGAGGCCGCGTTGGCCGGTTCCACCGAGGAGTTGCGGCGCGAAGCCTTCCGTTACTACATCCCCATGCTCACCTTGTGGCGTAAGTTTCCGTACAAGGACCCGAACCTGCCCGCGGACTACCTGCCGCCGGAGTGGCATGGGCCTGCTGTCCGCAGGACCTTCCAGGCCGTCCACCGCTTGGCGGCGCCGCTTGCCGCGGCGCACGCACACGAGGTGATCTCGGAGGCGTTGGATCCCGCCGCCGCCTGA
- a CDS encoding NADPH-dependent F420 reductase — protein MTTIGIIGAGHIGSQVARKAVELGYDVVISNSRGPETLGDLVAELGPRARAATAAEAAAAGDFAVVTVPLKNYRDVPAQPLEGKVVIDTNNYYWERDGRIPELDNGEATTSGLLQKHLPTSKVAKGFNHIFAKDITTDGTPAGTPNRRALATASDFPEAAELVTRLYDEFGFDTVNIGPLADSWRVERDRPAYVIRQNADELRENLAKANRTN, from the coding sequence ATGACAACAATCGGAATTATCGGTGCAGGACACATTGGCAGCCAGGTCGCACGCAAGGCGGTCGAACTCGGCTACGACGTCGTGATCAGCAACTCACGCGGACCCGAGACCCTCGGCGACCTCGTCGCGGAACTGGGGCCGCGCGCCCGGGCCGCGACGGCGGCCGAAGCAGCAGCGGCAGGCGATTTCGCCGTCGTGACCGTTCCCCTGAAGAACTACCGGGACGTTCCCGCCCAGCCGCTCGAAGGCAAGGTGGTTATCGACACGAACAACTACTACTGGGAGCGCGACGGACGCATTCCGGAGCTGGACAACGGTGAAGCAACCACGTCCGGCCTGCTCCAGAAGCACCTCCCCACCTCGAAGGTGGCAAAGGGCTTCAACCACATCTTCGCCAAGGACATCACGACGGACGGCACTCCGGCGGGGACGCCGAACCGTCGTGCCCTGGCAACCGCCAGCGACTTCCCGGAAGCAGCGGAGCTCGTCACCAGGCTTTACGACGAATTCGGTTTCGACACCGTCAACATCGGGCCCCTTGCAGACAGCTGGCGGGTCGAGCGCGACCGTCCCGCCTATGTCATCCGGCAGAACGCGGATGAACTTCGGGAGAACCTCGCCAAGGCGAACCGCACCAACTGA
- a CDS encoding phytoene desaturase family protein yields MEKTLYDTVIVGGGHNGLTAAAYLARAGKSVAVLERDDHFGGAAVSAAAFKGVDARLSRYSYLVSLLPQRIIQELNLDIALARRRYSSYTPDPENPEKGLLIDGGDSHASRESFENVGAGVDFDALEGFYADTGKLAQALFPTVCEPLPSRSEARALVADDKLWNSFIENPLGQVITERLTHDLVRGMVSTDALIGTFTSLDDPSLDANRCFLYHVIGNGTGLWDIPLGGMGSVSRELERAAREAGAVLLPSAEVTAISDDGEVRFRHDGSEHVFQGRRILANVSPWVLQDLLGVPSPQEVARPEGAQIKVNLLLKRLPKLRDATVTPEAAFGGTFHINERYQQLADAHRAATDGQIPSPLPCEIYCHSLTDPSILSGELAAAGAHTLTVFGLHTPDRLVTEENNHVMRAKLQAAVLESLNSVLAEPIEDLLLTDADGNPCVEAKTTLDLEHALNMSGGNIFHGKLQWPFLEDDEPRASPAERWGVATGYPNIFLCGAGARRGGGVSGLGGHNAAMAVLEDLQDETVS; encoded by the coding sequence ATGGAAAAGACCCTTTACGACACAGTCATTGTTGGCGGCGGCCACAACGGACTCACAGCGGCCGCGTACCTGGCTCGGGCGGGCAAGAGCGTAGCCGTCCTGGAGCGGGACGACCACTTCGGCGGCGCGGCTGTTTCAGCGGCCGCCTTCAAGGGCGTCGATGCCCGCCTCTCGCGCTACTCCTATCTGGTCAGCCTGCTTCCCCAGCGGATTATCCAGGAGCTGAACTTGGACATAGCGCTGGCCCGCCGCAGGTACTCCTCCTACACACCGGACCCGGAAAACCCCGAAAAAGGCCTCCTCATCGACGGCGGCGACTCCCACGCCAGCCGGGAATCCTTCGAAAATGTGGGTGCGGGAGTTGACTTTGACGCGTTGGAAGGCTTCTACGCCGACACCGGCAAGCTCGCGCAGGCCTTGTTTCCCACCGTTTGCGAACCACTGCCCAGCCGCTCGGAAGCCCGGGCCCTCGTGGCTGACGACAAGCTGTGGAACTCCTTCATCGAGAATCCGCTGGGCCAGGTCATCACAGAGCGCCTCACCCACGATCTGGTCCGGGGCATGGTTTCCACCGACGCCCTGATCGGCACCTTCACTTCGCTCGACGACCCCTCCCTGGATGCCAACCGATGCTTCCTCTATCACGTGATCGGCAACGGGACCGGCTTGTGGGACATTCCCTTGGGCGGCATGGGGTCCGTTTCCCGCGAACTCGAGCGGGCGGCCCGGGAGGCCGGGGCGGTGCTGTTGCCATCGGCGGAGGTAACAGCCATTTCCGACGACGGCGAAGTCCGGTTCCGGCACGACGGCAGCGAACACGTGTTCCAGGGCAGGCGTATCCTCGCCAACGTTTCGCCATGGGTCCTGCAGGACCTTCTGGGAGTGCCGTCACCGCAGGAGGTCGCCCGGCCCGAAGGGGCGCAGATCAAGGTGAACCTGCTCCTGAAGCGCCTTCCGAAGCTCCGGGATGCCACGGTCACTCCCGAAGCCGCTTTCGGCGGGACCTTCCACATCAATGAGCGGTACCAACAGCTTGCCGACGCGCACCGTGCGGCCACCGACGGGCAGATTCCCAGCCCACTCCCCTGTGAGATCTACTGCCACTCCTTGACTGATCCGAGCATCCTTTCCGGGGAGCTTGCAGCCGCCGGAGCGCACACATTGACGGTGTTCGGGCTGCACACCCCCGACCGGCTGGTGACGGAAGAAAACAACCACGTGATGCGTGCCAAGCTCCAGGCCGCCGTCCTCGAATCGCTCAACTCGGTCCTGGCCGAACCCATCGAGGACCTCCTGCTCACGGACGCCGACGGAAACCCGTGCGTCGAGGCCAAGACCACCCTTGACCTTGAACATGCCCTGAACATGTCGGGGGGCAATATCTTCCACGGCAAGCTGCAGTGGCCCTTCCTGGAGGACGACGAGCCCCGGGCTTCCCCGGCTGAACGGTGGGGCGTCGCAACGGGGTACCCGAACATCTTCCTTTGCGGGGCAGGTGCCCGCCGCGGGGGCGGAGTCAGTGGATTGGGCGGGCACAACGCCGCCATGGCGGTCCTGGAGGATTTGCAGGACGAAACCGTGTCATGA
- a CDS encoding HAD family hydrolase, translating to MATEATSKKRGVLFDVDGTLIDSSYFHAMAWWQAFRREGLDIEMSAIHRRVGMGGDRLIQSLVPEPSEDLQENLKSSHSAVFSTFWPALRTFESARDLLAACSEAGLAVGLASSAQDRDLEVSRRLLDAGSSIDAWTSSNDAKESKPAPDILEACLEKLHLEPQDVVFVGDAVWDVKAGSAIGVPVIALTCGGISEAELRDAGAAEVYDNPRHLLENLEGSLIGKLA from the coding sequence GTGGCAACTGAGGCGACGTCAAAGAAGCGCGGTGTCCTGTTCGACGTGGACGGCACCCTGATTGATTCGAGCTACTTCCACGCCATGGCGTGGTGGCAGGCGTTCCGGCGGGAAGGGTTGGACATCGAAATGTCGGCCATCCACCGGCGAGTCGGCATGGGAGGCGACCGGCTCATCCAGAGCTTGGTGCCGGAGCCCTCGGAGGACTTGCAGGAAAACCTCAAGTCCTCGCACAGTGCGGTTTTTTCCACCTTCTGGCCCGCGCTGCGGACCTTCGAATCGGCCCGGGATCTCCTGGCCGCCTGTTCGGAAGCCGGGCTGGCGGTCGGATTGGCGTCCTCGGCGCAGGATCGCGACCTTGAGGTCAGCCGCAGGCTCCTCGACGCCGGATCCTCCATTGATGCGTGGACGAGTTCCAATGACGCGAAGGAGAGCAAGCCCGCGCCCGACATCCTGGAGGCGTGCTTGGAGAAGCTCCACCTGGAACCACAGGACGTGGTTTTCGTGGGCGACGCTGTCTGGGACGTAAAGGCCGGCTCTGCCATTGGCGTTCCGGTGATCGCGCTGACCTGCGGCGGAATCAGCGAGGCCGAATTGCGCGACGCAGGTGCCGCGGAAGTCTATGACAATCCGCGGCACCTGCTCGAAAACCTCGAAGGCAGCCTTATCGGGAAGCTGGCCTAG